One Etheostoma spectabile isolate EspeVRDwgs_2016 chromosome 12, UIUC_Espe_1.0, whole genome shotgun sequence genomic window carries:
- the opn7a gene encoding opsin 7, group member a, producing MPFGKFSDGVLDEDIAFQSNIPVPMDTTLAVIYFVFGVCSLFGNSTLLYVSYKKKHLLKQAEYFIINLAVSDLGLTLSLYPMAITSSFHHRWLYGKTVCSIYAFCGMLFGLCSLTTLTLLSMVCFVKVCHPLYGNRFNSFHVRWLITFAWVYALLFAGSPLAYWGKYGPEPYGTACCIDWRLSNQHSTARSYTVALFLFCYIIPCCIILASYTGILVTVRASHKNMEQHAMRQTHISSNQTIIVKLSVAVCISFLAAWSPYALVSMWAAFGHIENIPPLAFALPAMFAKSSTIYNPVIYLMLRPNVRRMVRSNLATLCHACVKGCLCSQEPATCCSKPEIRVRLCSIHGQINQFPSSNSSAQPPMVAFRDHSCEKCKDAFDCFTHYPRICSITNAAANGDSSKDQDTPVSKTHVQKTQRMCHKKSQLAIMCAKRTSEIDNFDINLEMVPGHAKVAWP from the exons GAGTATGCTCACTGTTTGGCAACAGCACCCTGCTGTATGTCTCCTACAAGAAAAAGCACCTTCTGAAACAAGCCGAGTACTTCATCATCAACCTAGCAGTTAGTGACTTGGGCCTGACTCTGTCCCTCTACCCCATGGCCATAACTTCCAGCTTCCACCACAG GTGGCTGTATGGGAAAACAGTGTGCTCCATATATGCTTTTTGTGGCATGTTGTTTGGCCTCTGCAGTCTGACAACTCTAACTCTGCTAAGCATGGTGTGCTTTGTGAAAGTATGTCATCCGCTCTATG GGAACAGGTTTAACTCTTTCCATGTCCGTTGGCTCATTACCTTTGCATGGGTCTATGCCCTGTTGTTTGCCGGCTCCCCGCTGGCCTACTGGGGGAAATATGGACCAGAGCCTTATGGCACCGCCTGTTGCATTGACTGGCGCCTGTCCAATCAGCACTCTACGGCACGCTCCTACACTGTGGCACTGTTTCTCTTCTGCTACATCATACCATGCTGTATTATTTTAGCATCCTACACGGGCATACTGGTCACAGTGCGCGCTTCCCACAAGAATATGGAGCAGCATGCAATGAGGCAGACACACATAAGCAGCAACCAGACAATTATCGTTAAG CTAAGTGTTGCTGTCTGCATCAGTTTCTTAGCGGCATGGAGTCCATATGCTTTGGTGTCCATGTGGGCGGCCTTTGGACACATTGAGAACATCCCTCCTCTGGCATTTGCATTGCCCGCCATGTTTGCCAAGTCCTCCACCATCTACAACCCAGTCATCTACCTAATGCTGAGGCCGAACGTCCGCAGAATGGTGCGCAGCAACCTGGCTACTCTGTGCCACGCCTGTGTGAAGGGCTGCCTCTGCTCCCAGGAGCCTGCTACGTGCTGCTCCAAGCCAGAGATCAGGGTCAGACTATGCTCAATCCACGGACAGATCAACCAATTCCCTTCATCCAACTCCTCTGCTCAACCTCCTATGGTAGCATTCAGGGACCACAGCTGTGAGAAGTGCAAGGATGCTTTTGATTGCTTCACACACTACCCTCGAATCTGCAGCATCACTAACGCTGCTGCCAATGGAGACTCATCTAAGGATCAAGACACCCCAGTTTCCAAAACACATGTGCAGAAGACACAACGCATGTGCCACAAGAAGTCTCAGCTGGCCATCATGTGTGCAAAAAGGACTTCAGAAATAGACAACTTTGATATTAATTTAGAGATGGTTCCAGGGCATGCAAAAGTGGCTTGGCCCTAA